Part of the Desulfonauticus submarinus genome, CTGAGATTTTAGTTAATTCCTTAAATAAAAACTATCCTAACGCTAATTTCTTTATGGCCTATGAAACTGGGAGATTTGGGTTTTGGATATATAGAAAATTTAAAAAACTAGGTGTTAAATGTATGGTGGTAAATCCTGCTGATATACCTTCTACTCATAAAGAAAAAGATAAAAAATCTGATAAAATAGACTCTCATAAATTAGCTAGGGAGTTGGAAAATAATAACCTTAACCCTATATATGTGCCGCCTCCAGAGTCTCAACACTTAAGATCTTTGGTGAGATTATATCTAAATTACACTAAAAATATCACTAGAACCAAAAACCAGATTAAAAGTTTTTTGGATTACAATGGCATTACATTACCAAAACATACATCTTCCTGGTCTAATAATTTTATTAACTATCTATATTCCATAACAATTGATAATAGACCAGGAGATAAGACCTTATATAAATAACTCTCATTTTAAAGAGACCTTTGATCTTCTAAGAACAGTTACAGGAATAGGCTCTAAAATAGGTTTTATCATCTTGTCAGAAATTATAGACATGAAAAGATTTAAAAACTTTGATCAATTAAAATCATATGTGGGACTTACTCCTTCAGTATATTCTTCAGGAAATACCCATTATGAATATGGCCTTAGCCTTAGAAAGAATTCCAGATTAAAATATGCATTAATAGAGGCCTCATGGGTTGCAATTAGAAAAGACCCAGCACTACTAGAGAGTTATAATAAATTAATAACCAGAATGAAGAAACAACAAGCTATAATTAGAATATCCAAAAAGCTTTTATCTAGAATAAGATATGTATTAAATAAACAACCTTATGTAACAGGTATAGTAGAATAAATTAATGCATTCAAAGCTTGGCAGACCGCAAACAATCGGATGCGAGAGAATTTTATACCTCTCGCTAAGGTGCAGACTGCGGCTGCCATTAAAATGTCTTAATTCTACGTCATGCAGTAGGGTAAAATCCCTAACTGTTAATAATAGCTTGCAGAAATATTTATTCTATTACTCCTTATAAATTAAAAAGGAGTGAGATCCATGCTTTAGCAAAATTTTTTCAAAAAAACTTACTCGCTAGATTGACTTTTTACATAATAGTGCTTTGTTAGCGATCCCAAAGGTATCTATTAAGAAATTCTTGGATGATAGTTTTAGGGAAACAATGCCCTTTGC contains:
- a CDS encoding IS110 family transposase — its product is MKQHKYIRKTSFKGKDFFIGIDVHKKAWYISIRHNGLLIKFFAMDPVPEILVNSLNKNYPNANFFMAYETGRFGFWIYRKFKKLGVKCMVVNPADIPSTHKEKDKKSDKIDSHKLARELENNNLNPIYVPPPESQHLRSLVRLYLNYTKNITRTKNQIKSFLDYNGITLPKHTSSWSNNFINYLYSITIDNRPGDKTLYK
- a CDS encoding transposase, whose product is MIIDQEIRPYINNSHFKETFDLLRTVTGIGSKIGFIILSEIIDMKRFKNFDQLKSYVGLTPSVYSSGNTHYEYGLSLRKNSRLKYALIEASWVAIRKDPALLESYNKLITRMKKQQAIIRISKKLLSRIRYVLNKQPYVTGIVE